The Pseudomonadota bacterium genome contains the following window.
GACAGGAACACCCGTGGCATGACACCTGGTCCAACGCCAACCGGAACCAAATTGTAATGCGAACTGTTCGTATTTACAATGCGACGGTCTGAGCTGACTTGGGGACTCACGGGCTCTCAATCAGAGCGTCAAGAGGTGGAACAGCGTGAGCACCGGGTCAGGACGAATCGTCATGTGTGGACGGGCACTCGCCTTGGTGGGTGTCAGCGTCACGGCATTGTCTGTTCACGCGGCCTCCGAATTGGACGTGATCGTGGTGACGGCGTCGCGGTCGCCGAGCGACCCCGCGACAGCACCCGTGCGCACAACGGTGGTCACGCGGGAGCAGATCAGACATCAGGGCGCGACGAACCTCGCGGATGCGCTCGTCTACGTGCCGGGGCTGCAACTCTACGAGTTGCACGGCAAGCCGGGGCAGGGCGTTCGCCTGCAGGGTATGGAGTCCAAGCACGTCCTGGTTCTGATCGACGGCCGCCCGGTCGCACCGAGCACCGGGTCGTCGGTCGACCTCAAACAGATCGGCACCGCGAACATCGTCCAGATCGAGGTGCTCAAGGGACCGGCATCCGCGCTCTACGGCAGCCAGGCGATGGGGGGCGTGATCAACGTGATCACCACCGAGGCCGCGCCCGAGTCAGGCGGTTCGCTGACAGTCGGCGCCGGCACCTGGGGTGACCGCGATCTGAGTGGCAATGTGGGTTCCATCACCGTTGCGTCAGACTACAAGTGGGTGACCCGGGACGCGATCTACCGGGCCGACGTGTCTCACTACAGCGCCAACGGCTACGACCTCGACACGAGCACCTACGCCACGGAGGGCGCCGTGGGCACGCGCGACAACGTGTCCGGGCGGGCCGAGTGGTTCGTTGGAGACGCCACCAGTGTCGGCGTGGATGTGCACCACTATATCGAGGACCTCAGCTACCGCTTCGCGACCGCGGCACCAGGCACACCCACAGGCGAAGTCCCGAAACAGAAACTCGAGGACACCACCCGATCGGAACTTGCGCTGTCGTTCGACCAGGAGGCGAGCGTCGGTGATATCCGGTTTCAACTCTCGGGAGAATGGTTTGACGGCGATGCGTCGCAAGATGCCGTCGGCACACCGCAGCGCGACCAATGGCGGGAACTGAACCTGGACACGGTGCGGTTCGACGGCCAACTGACCCGGTCACTGGCCAATGGCATGCTGCTGACCACAGGGGTGTTGGCTGCCCGTGCAGAGCTCACTCAATTCCAGTTTCGGGACGACGGCACAACCGTCACCGAGACCGACGAATTGCCCACCGGCATCCGCCAGGAAAACCGGGACTTGTTCTTCCAGTTGCAAGGCGGCTCCGAGGCCAGCTCGCGCTGGCAGGCGGGCCTGCGCTATCAATACGACGACGATTTTGGTGGCCACACAGCCGGCAAGCTCAGTTGGCGCAAGCCGCTTTCGGACCGCACCGCACTTCGTCTCAGTGTCGCTGAGGGCTACCGCACGCCGTCTTTGAAGGAGCGGTTCTTTCTGTTCGACCACAGCTTCAACGGCTACCGCGTGATCGGCAACCCCGACCTGCAACCGGAGATCAACCGCAATGTGCAAGCTGAAGTCGAACACCGTCACCGCTCGGGCGTGTGGACGGCGAGCGTGTTCAACCACGACCTCACCGATCTCATCGACACGGCCGAGAACGGCAGCACCATTCCGGGCGTGGTCGATTTCCAGTACCTGAACATTGCGCGCGCGCGCATCACAGGGCTCGAATTGCAGTGGCACACGACGGTGGCGGACGCACTCTCGTTGCGTGCCGGTGTCGAGTGGCTCGACACCGAGGACAAGTCCACCGGCCTCGAGTTGAGCGATCGGCCCGAGGTCGTGCTGAACGCCGGCATCACATGGCGTCCGTCTGCGCGCTGGACCTATGCCGCCGAACTGCACTCGCAACGGGGTGGCTCCGCCGACGTCGCCAACACCCGCGAACTCAGGTCTTACACCGTGTTGGACGCACGCGCCAACTGGCAGTGGCAACCCGACATCAGTGTGGCGTTTTTCATCGACAACGTCACCGACACCATCAACCCGAACCAGGACGCCCAGGACCCGCGACCGCGCGAAGGGCGCGAGTTTCGGCTGACTTTCACCAAAACACTCTAGGAGACTCTCGTGCGTAACGATCTCAAACTGTTTGTGTCCGCGTTGGCCATGGCGGCCATCGTCGGTTGCAGCGATTCCGATTCAACGACACCCACCGACGACACCGGAGGCGGCACCGGTGGCGATGACACCGCGCAATTCCGCGAAATCACCATCGACGCCTCCGCCGGTGGCTTCGGCGCGGCACCCGACGACCCGGCAAACAAGTTCACCTACTTCAACCTGGAACGCGGTGAGGTGGTGGATCTGACCGATGCTGAAGCCTTGTTGTCTTCCGACTGGGACATGGGCTTCAAGCGCACCGCGATCAAATTCAACGGTGGCTTCTCCGCCGGTGGTACGGTCGGCTCGGCGCTGTTGGACGACCAGGCTGATTTCTACAACGGTGACGGCAGTGCGAATGTCTCCGTGTTCCTCAACCGCACGGCGGTGGACGAAGAACCCGCACTCACGGGTGCGACGGCAACCGGTGCCACCTTCGTCGAGGACGAAGCCAAACCCGGCATTCCGTCGGACGGCAGCGACACCAGCTGGTGGACCTACGATTCGGCCACCCGCACCGTGCGCGCGAACACGCAAGCCTGGTTCGCTGTGCGCGGAGCCGACGGCACCAGCTACGCCAAGGGCCGCGTGACCGCGATCGACACACCCTCGCGCACGGTCACGCTCGAGCTGTTCCTGCAGACAGCCACGGACGTTGCTTTCGCCACCACCGCCACCACCTGGGTCGCCGATATCGACGATGCAGGCGGCATCGCCTGCTACGACTTCGACACCGCAGCGGAGGTCGATTGCGTTGCTGAAGACGGTGTGTGGGATCTCCGGCTCGAGATCAGCGCGGACGCGCGCGAGTGGACGCTCTGGACCAACGGCGGCGCCTACGGCAGCGGCCGTGCGGGCGGTTCGCTCGGTGGCATGAGCCCGGGGCAAGCAGCCGGCATCATCAGCAACACCGATGTCTTCCGGTTTGCTGCAGACAGTGTTGGCAACTCGGTCAGTGACAACCTCTGGTACGCCTACAGCCTGCAGGGCAACAACCGGCTTTGGCCCAACTACCGCGTTTACGGGGTGAACACCGACTCAGGTCAGTACGCGTTCCAGGTTGTGAGCTATTACAACCCCGATAGCGGGGCCAGCGGTTGGTTCACGATTCGCCATCGGCCACTCAACTGATACCGCCGCCAAGGCATTTGAGCGGGCCGGTTGGCCCGCTTTTTTTTTGCTTCGCGTTCGCGTGAGATGCACGGGAGCAGCCGGCGGCGGCGCGTCGCTTGCAGCGGTGGGCGATGGGTATCGCACCTCGACTGCGTTGTCAGTTAACGGGTCAGCTGGGGATGACCACGGGAAAGCCCTCGCGCGGGTGCGCGATCACCGTCGTGTCGATGTTGAACGTGTCACGTATGCAGTCCGGTGTGATCACCTCGCGCACCGACCCTTGCACCGACACGCGCCCGTCGACCATGACCACGATGCGGTCGGCGTAGCGGCTGGCGAGGTTGAGGTCGTGCAAGACGGCCAGCACGCCACGCCCGGCGCGCGC
Protein-coding sequences here:
- a CDS encoding HmuY family protein → MRNDLKLFVSALAMAAIVGCSDSDSTTPTDDTGGGTGGDDTAQFREITIDASAGGFGAAPDDPANKFTYFNLERGEVVDLTDAEALLSSDWDMGFKRTAIKFNGGFSAGGTVGSALLDDQADFYNGDGSANVSVFLNRTAVDEEPALTGATATGATFVEDEAKPGIPSDGSDTSWWTYDSATRTVRANTQAWFAVRGADGTSYAKGRVTAIDTPSRTVTLELFLQTATDVAFATTATTWVADIDDAGGIACYDFDTAAEVDCVAEDGVWDLRLEISADAREWTLWTNGGAYGSGRAGGSLGGMSPGQAAGIISNTDVFRFAADSVGNSVSDNLWYAYSLQGNNRLWPNYRVYGVNTDSGQYAFQVVSYYNPDSGASGWFTIRHRPLN
- a CDS encoding TonB-dependent receptor, which gives rise to MSTGSGRIVMCGRALALVGVSVTALSVHAASELDVIVVTASRSPSDPATAPVRTTVVTREQIRHQGATNLADALVYVPGLQLYELHGKPGQGVRLQGMESKHVLVLIDGRPVAPSTGSSVDLKQIGTANIVQIEVLKGPASALYGSQAMGGVINVITTEAAPESGGSLTVGAGTWGDRDLSGNVGSITVASDYKWVTRDAIYRADVSHYSANGYDLDTSTYATEGAVGTRDNVSGRAEWFVGDATSVGVDVHHYIEDLSYRFATAAPGTPTGEVPKQKLEDTTRSELALSFDQEASVGDIRFQLSGEWFDGDASQDAVGTPQRDQWRELNLDTVRFDGQLTRSLANGMLLTTGVLAARAELTQFQFRDDGTTVTETDELPTGIRQENRDLFFQLQGGSEASSRWQAGLRYQYDDDFGGHTAGKLSWRKPLSDRTALRLSVAEGYRTPSLKERFFLFDHSFNGYRVIGNPDLQPEINRNVQAEVEHRHRSGVWTASVFNHDLTDLIDTAENGSTIPGVVDFQYLNIARARITGLELQWHTTVADALSLRAGVEWLDTEDKSTGLELSDRPEVVLNAGITWRPSARWTYAAELHSQRGGSADVANTRELRSYTVLDARANWQWQPDISVAFFIDNVTDTINPNQDAQDPRPREGREFRLTFTKTL